One Nicotiana tomentosiformis chromosome 4, ASM39032v3, whole genome shotgun sequence genomic window carries:
- the LOC104108712 gene encoding uncharacterized protein isoform X4 produces MTRKTSCCGICENSNLPSICPLCVNYRLNEYSTVLKSLKGRRDALYGRLSEVLLAKGKADDQLSWRVLQNEKLARLKEKLRQQKEQVSQGKAKIEKMSHDLKVQYELLGSATSMLEKNRAEQLEKFYPNLICTQNLGHMAITSELLHKQSVVVKQICKLFPQRRVIVDGEKKDTSSGQYDSICNARLPRGLDPHSVPSNELGASLGYMVQLLNLVVRCVCGPALHNSGFAGSCSRIWQRDSYWDARPSSRSGEYPLFIPRQNFCSSGGEASWYDRSCSNSGSSSDFGVTSMESDRKPRLDSSSSSSFNYASASLHSIESHKDLQKGIALLKKSIACITAYCYNTLCLEVPAEASTFETFARLLATLSSSKEVRSVFSLKMSGSRASTQVQQLNKSVWNVDSAGSSSTLMESGHVPVL; encoded by the exons ATGACGAGAAAAACGAGTTGCTGTGGTATTTGTGAGAATTCAAATCTTCCTTCCATTTGTCCTCTTTGCGTCAATTACAG ATTGAATGAGTACAGCACTGTGTTAAAATCACTGAAGGGCAGGAGGGATGCGCTCTATGGGCGATTAAGTGAAGTACTCTTGGCTAAG GGTAAGGCCGATGATCAACTTAGTTGGAGGGTGCTTCAGAATGAAAAATTGGCAAGATTAAAGGAAAAGCTTCGACAACAGAAAGAGCAAGTTTCACAAG GGAAGGCGAAAATCGAGAAGATGTCTCATGATCTGAAAGTTCAGTATGAGTTGCTAGGATCAGCGACGAGCATG TTGGAAAAAAATCGTGCGGAACAACTTGAGAAGTTTTATCCTAATCTCATCTGCACTCAAAATCTTGGGCAT ATGGCAATTACCTCTGAGCTTCTTCATAAACAATCTGTGGTTGTAAAGCAGATATGCAAGTTATTCCCTCAACGTCGT GTAATAGTTGATGGAGAAAAAAAAGACACATCTAGTGGCCAATATGATAGCATCTGTAATGCAAGGTTGCCAAGAGGACTTGATCCTCATTCAGTTCCATCTAATGAGCTGGGTGCTTCTTTAGG ATATATGGTACAACTTTTGAACCTTGTTGTGCGTTGCGTATGTGGTCCTGCACTTCATAATTCAGGATTTGCG GGTTCATGTTCTCGAATATGGCAACGAGATTCTTACTGGGATGCCCGGCCGTCGTCTAGAAG TGGCGAGTACCCACTTTTTATTCCACGCCAAAACTTTTGCTCGTCAGGTGGGGAAGCTTCATGGTATGACAGAAGTTGCAGTAATTCTGGAAGTTCAAGTGACTTTGGAGTTACCTCAATGGAATCTGATAGAAAACCTCGGTTGGATTCTTCTAGTAGTAGTAGTTTCAACTATGCTTCTGCTTCCCTGCACTCAATAGAATCACACAAGGATCTGCAGAAAGGCATAGCACTTCTCAAGAAAAGTATTGCCTGCATTACTGCATACTGTTACAACACATTATGTTTAGAAGTTCCTGCCGAAGCCTCTACTTTCGAAACATTTGCAAGATTGTTGGCTACACTTTCTTCTTCAAAGGAAGTTCGATCTGTGTTTTCTTTGAAAATGTCTGGTTCAAG GGCATCCACGCAAGTCCAACAACTGAACAAATCTGTTTGGAATGTAGATTCAGCCGGGTCATCTAGCACTTTGATGGAGAGTGGACATGTGCCAGTATTG TAG
- the LOC138910527 gene encoding uncharacterized protein, with translation MINFNKCGHHALLTSMDDDNDRKWMERFVVVATRDIIPAITLFFPELWNCTRLQRMILDKEKLTSERDQLLDEQDQIAARLSELEAQAIEAIELEARLQQSEEEAAKWSEVQNVVLAAADREAASTERLNNLEAALNSKVKEPTTAEEKHARMEKKYNKVMEHNKFYNSTIRDLDVSLQAARSERNYLSKEVDQLKKELQRRAASFIVEKIYSMYIMRRKTLEEAKAGVIDFDAEIAKVREVESTARRGLPIQLDATNSSGSSSEFSRTEEEPEGDDDEGQDLDPATDLPISPRGANSSLSPNSGDTVV, from the exons ATGATAAACTTCAACAAATGTGGTCACCATGCTTTGctcaccagcatggatgatgacaacgaccgtaaATGGATGGAGCGGTTCGTTGTAGTTGCCACCAGGGACATCATCCCCGCCATAACTCTATTCTTTCCTGAATTATGGAATTGTACAC GCCTTCAAAGGATGATCCTTGATAAAGAGAAACTCACCTCTGAGCGGGATCAATTGTTGGACGAGCAGGATCAAATTGCtgctcgcctctcggaactggaagCACAAGCTATCGAGGCCATTGAGTTGGAGGCTCGATTGCAGCAGAGCGAGGAAGAGGCG GCAAAGTGGTCCGAGGTCCAAAATGTTGTTCTCGCCGCCGccgatcgtgaggctgcctctactgaaaggttaaataatttggaggcagccttgaactccaaagttAAAGAGCCTACTACTGCAGAGGAGAAGCATGCCCGGATGGAGAAGAAGTATAATAAGGTCATGGAGCATAATAAATTTTATAACTCGACTATCCgtgaccttgatgttagccttCAAGCCGCTAGATCCGAGCGGAATTACCTTTCGAAAGAGGTTGACCAGCTTAAGAAAGAGCTTCAGCGCCGAGCGGCTTCCttcattgttgaaaaaatatattctatgtatatcatgaggagaaaaaccttagaagaggccaaagcgggtgtcattgactttgatgccgagaTCGCCAAGGTCCGTGAGGTGGAGTCAACTGCCCGAAGGGGTCTCCCAATCCAACTTGATGCGACTAACTCTTCTGGTTCCAGTTCTGAGTTCTCGAGAACTGAAGAAGAACCTGAAGGGGATGATGATGAAGGTCAAGACCTCGATCCGGCGACAGATCTGCCTATTTCTCCTAGGGGCGCAAATTCTTCTCTTTCCCCAAATTCTGGGGATACAGTAGTTtag
- the LOC104108712 gene encoding uncharacterized protein isoform X3: protein MTRKTSCCGICENSNLPSICPLCVNYRLNEYSTVLKSLKGRRDALYGRLSEVLLAKGKADDQLSWRVLQNEKLARLKEKLRQQKEQVSQGKAKIEKMSHDLKVQYELLGSATSMLEKNRAEQLEKFYPNLICTQNLGHMAITSELLHKQSVVVKQICKLFPQRRVIVDGEKKDTSSGQYDSICNARLPRGLDPHSVPSNELGASLGYMVQLLNLVVRCVCGPALHNSGFAGSCSRIWQRDSYWDARPSSRSGEYPLFIPRQNFCSSGGEASWYDRSCSNSGSSSDFGVTSMESDRKPRLDSSSSSSFNYASASLHSIESHKDLQKGIALLKKSIACITAYCYNTLCLEVPAEASTFETFARLLATLSSSKEVRSVFSLKMSGSRASTQVQQLNKSVWNVDSAGSSSTLMESGHVPVLVLKT, encoded by the exons ATGACGAGAAAAACGAGTTGCTGTGGTATTTGTGAGAATTCAAATCTTCCTTCCATTTGTCCTCTTTGCGTCAATTACAG ATTGAATGAGTACAGCACTGTGTTAAAATCACTGAAGGGCAGGAGGGATGCGCTCTATGGGCGATTAAGTGAAGTACTCTTGGCTAAG GGTAAGGCCGATGATCAACTTAGTTGGAGGGTGCTTCAGAATGAAAAATTGGCAAGATTAAAGGAAAAGCTTCGACAACAGAAAGAGCAAGTTTCACAAG GGAAGGCGAAAATCGAGAAGATGTCTCATGATCTGAAAGTTCAGTATGAGTTGCTAGGATCAGCGACGAGCATG TTGGAAAAAAATCGTGCGGAACAACTTGAGAAGTTTTATCCTAATCTCATCTGCACTCAAAATCTTGGGCAT ATGGCAATTACCTCTGAGCTTCTTCATAAACAATCTGTGGTTGTAAAGCAGATATGCAAGTTATTCCCTCAACGTCGT GTAATAGTTGATGGAGAAAAAAAAGACACATCTAGTGGCCAATATGATAGCATCTGTAATGCAAGGTTGCCAAGAGGACTTGATCCTCATTCAGTTCCATCTAATGAGCTGGGTGCTTCTTTAGG ATATATGGTACAACTTTTGAACCTTGTTGTGCGTTGCGTATGTGGTCCTGCACTTCATAATTCAGGATTTGCG GGTTCATGTTCTCGAATATGGCAACGAGATTCTTACTGGGATGCCCGGCCGTCGTCTAGAAG TGGCGAGTACCCACTTTTTATTCCACGCCAAAACTTTTGCTCGTCAGGTGGGGAAGCTTCATGGTATGACAGAAGTTGCAGTAATTCTGGAAGTTCAAGTGACTTTGGAGTTACCTCAATGGAATCTGATAGAAAACCTCGGTTGGATTCTTCTAGTAGTAGTAGTTTCAACTATGCTTCTGCTTCCCTGCACTCAATAGAATCACACAAGGATCTGCAGAAAGGCATAGCACTTCTCAAGAAAAGTATTGCCTGCATTACTGCATACTGTTACAACACATTATGTTTAGAAGTTCCTGCCGAAGCCTCTACTTTCGAAACATTTGCAAGATTGTTGGCTACACTTTCTTCTTCAAAGGAAGTTCGATCTGTGTTTTCTTTGAAAATGTCTGGTTCAAG GGCATCCACGCAAGTCCAACAACTGAACAAATCTGTTTGGAATGTAGATTCAGCCGGGTCATCTAGCACTTTGATGGAGAGTGGACATGTGCCAGTATTG GTATTAAAAACCTGA
- the LOC104108712 gene encoding uncharacterized protein isoform X5, translated as MSHDLKVQYELLGSATSMLEKNRAEQLEKFYPNLICTQNLGHMAITSELLHKQSVVVKQICKLFPQRRVIVDGEKKDTSSGQYDSICNARLPRGLDPHSVPSNELGASLGYMVQLLNLVVRCVCGPALHNSGFAGSCSRIWQRDSYWDARPSSRSGEYPLFIPRQNFCSSGGEASWYDRSCSNSGSSSDFGVTSMESDRKPRLDSSSSSSFNYASASLHSIESHKDLQKGIALLKKSIACITAYCYNTLCLEVPAEASTFETFARLLATLSSSKEVRSVFSLKMSGSRASTQVQQLNKSVWNVDSAGSSSTLMESGHVPVLRNTFDNALPSSTASLIYATEVSDVGRNENLIEGWDLIEHPPFPPPPSQTEDVEHWTRAMFIDATKK; from the exons ATGTCTCATGATCTGAAAGTTCAGTATGAGTTGCTAGGATCAGCGACGAGCATG TTGGAAAAAAATCGTGCGGAACAACTTGAGAAGTTTTATCCTAATCTCATCTGCACTCAAAATCTTGGGCAT ATGGCAATTACCTCTGAGCTTCTTCATAAACAATCTGTGGTTGTAAAGCAGATATGCAAGTTATTCCCTCAACGTCGT GTAATAGTTGATGGAGAAAAAAAAGACACATCTAGTGGCCAATATGATAGCATCTGTAATGCAAGGTTGCCAAGAGGACTTGATCCTCATTCAGTTCCATCTAATGAGCTGGGTGCTTCTTTAGG ATATATGGTACAACTTTTGAACCTTGTTGTGCGTTGCGTATGTGGTCCTGCACTTCATAATTCAGGATTTGCG GGTTCATGTTCTCGAATATGGCAACGAGATTCTTACTGGGATGCCCGGCCGTCGTCTAGAAG TGGCGAGTACCCACTTTTTATTCCACGCCAAAACTTTTGCTCGTCAGGTGGGGAAGCTTCATGGTATGACAGAAGTTGCAGTAATTCTGGAAGTTCAAGTGACTTTGGAGTTACCTCAATGGAATCTGATAGAAAACCTCGGTTGGATTCTTCTAGTAGTAGTAGTTTCAACTATGCTTCTGCTTCCCTGCACTCAATAGAATCACACAAGGATCTGCAGAAAGGCATAGCACTTCTCAAGAAAAGTATTGCCTGCATTACTGCATACTGTTACAACACATTATGTTTAGAAGTTCCTGCCGAAGCCTCTACTTTCGAAACATTTGCAAGATTGTTGGCTACACTTTCTTCTTCAAAGGAAGTTCGATCTGTGTTTTCTTTGAAAATGTCTGGTTCAAG GGCATCCACGCAAGTCCAACAACTGAACAAATCTGTTTGGAATGTAGATTCAGCCGGGTCATCTAGCACTTTGATGGAGAGTGGACATGTGCCAGTATTG AGAAATACATTTGACAATGCTCTTCCAAGTTCTACTGCTAGTTTGATTTATGCCACTGAAGTATCTGATGTAGGAAGGAATGAAAATTTAATTGAAGGTTGGGATCTTATTGAGCACCCTCCTTTTCCTCCTCCTCCGTCACAAACTGAAGACGTTGAACATTGGACACGGGCCATGTTTATTGATGCAACAAAGAAATGA
- the LOC104108712 gene encoding uncharacterized protein isoform X1 produces MTRKTSCCGICENSNLPSICPLCVNYRLNEYSTVLKSLKGRRDALYGRLSEVLLAKGKADDQLSWRVLQNEKLARLKEKLRQQKEQVSQGKAKIEKMSHDLKVQYELLGSATSMLEKNRAEQLEKFYPNLICTQNLGHMAITSELLHKQSVVVKQICKLFPQRRVIVDGEKKDTSSGQYDSICNARLPRGLDPHSVPSNELGASLGYMVQLLNLVVRCVCGPALHNSGFAGSCSRIWQRDSYWDARPSSRSGEYPLFIPRQNFCSSGGEASWYDRSCSNSGSSSDFGVTSMESDRKPRLDSSSSSSFNYASASLHSIESHKDLQKGIALLKKSIACITAYCYNTLCLEVPAEASTFETFARLLATLSSSKEVRSVFSLKMSGSRASTQVQQLNKSVWNVDSAGSSSTLMESGHVPVLRNTFDNALPSSTASLIYATEVSDVGRNENLIEGWDLIEHPPFPPPPSQTEDVEHWTRAMFIDATKK; encoded by the exons ATGACGAGAAAAACGAGTTGCTGTGGTATTTGTGAGAATTCAAATCTTCCTTCCATTTGTCCTCTTTGCGTCAATTACAG ATTGAATGAGTACAGCACTGTGTTAAAATCACTGAAGGGCAGGAGGGATGCGCTCTATGGGCGATTAAGTGAAGTACTCTTGGCTAAG GGTAAGGCCGATGATCAACTTAGTTGGAGGGTGCTTCAGAATGAAAAATTGGCAAGATTAAAGGAAAAGCTTCGACAACAGAAAGAGCAAGTTTCACAAG GGAAGGCGAAAATCGAGAAGATGTCTCATGATCTGAAAGTTCAGTATGAGTTGCTAGGATCAGCGACGAGCATG TTGGAAAAAAATCGTGCGGAACAACTTGAGAAGTTTTATCCTAATCTCATCTGCACTCAAAATCTTGGGCAT ATGGCAATTACCTCTGAGCTTCTTCATAAACAATCTGTGGTTGTAAAGCAGATATGCAAGTTATTCCCTCAACGTCGT GTAATAGTTGATGGAGAAAAAAAAGACACATCTAGTGGCCAATATGATAGCATCTGTAATGCAAGGTTGCCAAGAGGACTTGATCCTCATTCAGTTCCATCTAATGAGCTGGGTGCTTCTTTAGG ATATATGGTACAACTTTTGAACCTTGTTGTGCGTTGCGTATGTGGTCCTGCACTTCATAATTCAGGATTTGCG GGTTCATGTTCTCGAATATGGCAACGAGATTCTTACTGGGATGCCCGGCCGTCGTCTAGAAG TGGCGAGTACCCACTTTTTATTCCACGCCAAAACTTTTGCTCGTCAGGTGGGGAAGCTTCATGGTATGACAGAAGTTGCAGTAATTCTGGAAGTTCAAGTGACTTTGGAGTTACCTCAATGGAATCTGATAGAAAACCTCGGTTGGATTCTTCTAGTAGTAGTAGTTTCAACTATGCTTCTGCTTCCCTGCACTCAATAGAATCACACAAGGATCTGCAGAAAGGCATAGCACTTCTCAAGAAAAGTATTGCCTGCATTACTGCATACTGTTACAACACATTATGTTTAGAAGTTCCTGCCGAAGCCTCTACTTTCGAAACATTTGCAAGATTGTTGGCTACACTTTCTTCTTCAAAGGAAGTTCGATCTGTGTTTTCTTTGAAAATGTCTGGTTCAAG GGCATCCACGCAAGTCCAACAACTGAACAAATCTGTTTGGAATGTAGATTCAGCCGGGTCATCTAGCACTTTGATGGAGAGTGGACATGTGCCAGTATTG AGAAATACATTTGACAATGCTCTTCCAAGTTCTACTGCTAGTTTGATTTATGCCACTGAAGTATCTGATGTAGGAAGGAATGAAAATTTAATTGAAGGTTGGGATCTTATTGAGCACCCTCCTTTTCCTCCTCCTCCGTCACAAACTGAAGACGTTGAACATTGGACACGGGCCATGTTTATTGATGCAACAAAGAAATGA
- the LOC104108712 gene encoding uncharacterized protein isoform X2 yields the protein MTRKTSCCGICENSNLPSICPLCVNYRLNEYSTVLKSLKGRRDALYGRLSEVLLAKGKADDQLSWRVLQNEKLARLKEKLRQQKEQVSQGKAKIEKMSHDLKVQYELLGSATSMMAITSELLHKQSVVVKQICKLFPQRRVIVDGEKKDTSSGQYDSICNARLPRGLDPHSVPSNELGASLGYMVQLLNLVVRCVCGPALHNSGFAGSCSRIWQRDSYWDARPSSRSGEYPLFIPRQNFCSSGGEASWYDRSCSNSGSSSDFGVTSMESDRKPRLDSSSSSSFNYASASLHSIESHKDLQKGIALLKKSIACITAYCYNTLCLEVPAEASTFETFARLLATLSSSKEVRSVFSLKMSGSRASTQVQQLNKSVWNVDSAGSSSTLMESGHVPVLRNTFDNALPSSTASLIYATEVSDVGRNENLIEGWDLIEHPPFPPPPSQTEDVEHWTRAMFIDATKK from the exons ATGACGAGAAAAACGAGTTGCTGTGGTATTTGTGAGAATTCAAATCTTCCTTCCATTTGTCCTCTTTGCGTCAATTACAG ATTGAATGAGTACAGCACTGTGTTAAAATCACTGAAGGGCAGGAGGGATGCGCTCTATGGGCGATTAAGTGAAGTACTCTTGGCTAAG GGTAAGGCCGATGATCAACTTAGTTGGAGGGTGCTTCAGAATGAAAAATTGGCAAGATTAAAGGAAAAGCTTCGACAACAGAAAGAGCAAGTTTCACAAG GGAAGGCGAAAATCGAGAAGATGTCTCATGATCTGAAAGTTCAGTATGAGTTGCTAGGATCAGCGACGAGCATG ATGGCAATTACCTCTGAGCTTCTTCATAAACAATCTGTGGTTGTAAAGCAGATATGCAAGTTATTCCCTCAACGTCGT GTAATAGTTGATGGAGAAAAAAAAGACACATCTAGTGGCCAATATGATAGCATCTGTAATGCAAGGTTGCCAAGAGGACTTGATCCTCATTCAGTTCCATCTAATGAGCTGGGTGCTTCTTTAGG ATATATGGTACAACTTTTGAACCTTGTTGTGCGTTGCGTATGTGGTCCTGCACTTCATAATTCAGGATTTGCG GGTTCATGTTCTCGAATATGGCAACGAGATTCTTACTGGGATGCCCGGCCGTCGTCTAGAAG TGGCGAGTACCCACTTTTTATTCCACGCCAAAACTTTTGCTCGTCAGGTGGGGAAGCTTCATGGTATGACAGAAGTTGCAGTAATTCTGGAAGTTCAAGTGACTTTGGAGTTACCTCAATGGAATCTGATAGAAAACCTCGGTTGGATTCTTCTAGTAGTAGTAGTTTCAACTATGCTTCTGCTTCCCTGCACTCAATAGAATCACACAAGGATCTGCAGAAAGGCATAGCACTTCTCAAGAAAAGTATTGCCTGCATTACTGCATACTGTTACAACACATTATGTTTAGAAGTTCCTGCCGAAGCCTCTACTTTCGAAACATTTGCAAGATTGTTGGCTACACTTTCTTCTTCAAAGGAAGTTCGATCTGTGTTTTCTTTGAAAATGTCTGGTTCAAG GGCATCCACGCAAGTCCAACAACTGAACAAATCTGTTTGGAATGTAGATTCAGCCGGGTCATCTAGCACTTTGATGGAGAGTGGACATGTGCCAGTATTG AGAAATACATTTGACAATGCTCTTCCAAGTTCTACTGCTAGTTTGATTTATGCCACTGAAGTATCTGATGTAGGAAGGAATGAAAATTTAATTGAAGGTTGGGATCTTATTGAGCACCCTCCTTTTCCTCCTCCTCCGTCACAAACTGAAGACGTTGAACATTGGACACGGGCCATGTTTATTGATGCAACAAAGAAATGA